A single genomic interval of Amblyomma americanum isolate KBUSLIRL-KWMA chromosome 11, ASM5285725v1, whole genome shotgun sequence harbors:
- the LOC144110986 gene encoding SOSS complex subunit C homolog has protein sequence MAFQPPTARQELQNRKILEELQQKKQLLLKQNQVNASPASLPSTTTANATDAHALTTSQRTALQHAHSSSVGFFIPQDSSFGNLILPVLPRFDKQ, from the exons ATGGCTTTTCAACCCCCGACAGCCCGGCAAG AGCTTCAAAATCGCAAGATCCTCGAGGAACTCCAGCAGAAGAAGCAGCTGCTACTCAAGCAGAATCAAGTGAACGCAAG cccgGCGTCACTACCATCTACG ACGACGGCCAATGCAACAGATGCCCATGCCCTGACCACATCACAGAGGACTGCACTTCAGCACGCCCATTCCAGTTCCGTAGGCTTCTTCATACCCCAGGACTCGTCGTTTGGCAACCTAATATTGCCAGTGTTGCCACGGTTCGACAAACAGTGA
- the PolE4 gene encoding DNA polymerase epsilon subunit 4 — protein sequence METEQESTSNAEKGEKLCRLPLSRVKNIMKLDPDVMLFSQESVFLVAKATELFVAALAKEAYSFTRQAKKKTIQKKDVDSSVEAVEAFAFLEGTLD from the exons ATGGAAACTGAGCAAGAAAGTACAAGTAACGCGGAGAAAGGCGAAAAACTTTGCCGTTTACCACTGTCACGAGTCAAGAACATCATGAAGCTTGATCCTGATGTCATGCTTTTCAGCCAAGAGTCTGTGTTCCTAGTCGCGAAAGCTACG GAATTGTTCGTGGCTGCCTTGGCGAAAGAAGCGTATTCATTTACTCGACAAGCAAAGAAGAAAACGATTCAAAAGAAAGACGTCG ACTCTTCAGTGGAAGCTGTTGAAGCGTTCGCCTTCCTGGAAG GAACTCTGGATTGA